From uncultured Methanobrevibacter sp.:
CCATAGTTTTGTTTAAACAGAATTTCTTGTTCAAGAGTTAAATGAAGCTTAACAACCACACCTCGAATATACTCACCCATAAATCTCATCCCCAGTCCAATATATATAATATTTTTATTCCATTATCTAAAAAAAAATGGAAAACATCTACTCTTTTTTAAAACAACAATTAAAATCACATTTAATTGAATAATATCTCATTTATAATTACCCACATATAAAAAATGAGAGAGAGCATTTGAAAAGTAATCGAATAACGAACTCAGAGCAATTTTTCAAACCCAAAGCAATTATTTAATAATCCAATAACAAAAAAGTATACTGAATAAAAATTCATGACATAAAATAGCCTCCAAAAAACACAAAATAAAAATAAACACAATAAAAATTAATTAAAAAAAGATAGTACACCCAATAGTGCAATTCATCCACAACTTGCAGAAATTGTGGTATTCTTGCATTTTAAAGATAAAAATCGAAATTAGGATTAAAAATAGAGGGTTTCCTGTAGCATGCATCTTGGGTGAAACAATTTCAACATCTTTAGAAACCTTTTTTTCAGGTTCGAATACATCAATTTCCTCTTCCTCATAACTTTCATTGATATTGGAATTTTCACTGTCAGTGACAATATATGCCTTATTAATCATTTTACCATTTGTTAATGCCAAAGTAGTAATCCATAATTCTACAATCCCATCATCAATACTTAAATTGCCGATGTTCCAGATTCCTGTTTTTGGATTGAATGTTCCTTTGGTTGTTGAATGCTAAATGTATTTAAGACCTTGAGGTAATTTATTGTATACTTTTGTGTTTTTTGCAGTATCTTGACCTAAATTTGAAGCGGTTATAATCCAAGTCACTTCCTCTCCTACAACGATATCTTCTTTATCGGCATCATTATCCAACACCAAATAAGAGCTTGACAAATTTTCAGAGGAAACTGTGCTCGAAATTATCTCATCGGATTGTGAAATCTCCAATATATCATTATCAACAGTTTCATCAACTGTTTGATTTGAAATTTGCACTGCAGATACTGTAGCAAATGATAAGATTAATGTAATTGTTATTAAAAATAACAATAAAATAATCATCTTTTTTTTAAAATCCCTCATAATAAATAATATGCCTCTTTAAAAAATAAATTATTTTTCTATTTTAGATTCAATATCAGTTTTTTCAAGTTTCATAATAACAGGCCTAAGCCCATCATTGCAAGAAACAATAGCAACGCCAGGTGTTTTAATCCAGTCCCCATAATACCAAATTTCATCAATTCCATGAGCTAATGCGAAAACATACTGGTATATAGCTTTCCATGCTTCATCACAGAAATTTTCAGGTTTGGCGTAATCAGCATAGTAAACTTCCCCTTCATTCATCATAGGGCATGTTGTGAGGCCATCAACACCATATTCACTAGCAAGATCTTCCTGAAGTGTTGTTTTAAGTATTGTAATTTTGACTTTCTTCATGAATTAATATTTGTTATAAGCCATTATAATAAGTTGGCTTCCATTATAATCATAAACTGTCAAGAATTCAAAAA
This genomic window contains:
- a CDS encoding TIGR04076 family protein, with translation MKKVKITILKTTLQEDLASEYGVDGLTTCPMMNEGEVYYADYAKPENFCDEAWKAIYQYVFALAHGIDEIWYYGDWIKTPGVAIVSCNDGLRPVIMKLEKTDIESKIEK